TGGAGTCAAATCAAACCTGAAGGTGAAATAACTATTTTACTTAAACCGTTTCTGGAGTATTTGAAAGAGGAAACATCTGAGAAAGATTACGTATTAGTTCAGGGTGAATTTGGTGTCAGCTTTGCTGTAGTCTCCTGGTGTTTGAAAAACGAAAGGATACCTGTTTATGCCACGACAAGGCGGGTTGTAGAAGAGACAAAGCAGGTTGATGGGTCTATTAAAAAAATCAATATATTTAAACATATACAATTCAGGAGGTATGTATTATGAATTTGATTATTAATCCTATGGGAATTTCGGTTATTAATAAACACATTAGAAAAGATGATAATTTATTTTGCAGGTTTAATGAAATTAAGAAAACCGATATAGAGAATTTTCATGCTGATGATAAAGATGTAAAAGAGTTTGTTAACAGCTATGTGAATCTTATAAAACAAAAAGTAGGCGCATCCAAAGATATTTCGGCAGAACTAAATTCTTTGGAACAAATGCAGAGAGATAATTACATTCAAATTAATCCAGAGAGTGATTTAATTTATTTATTATCTACCCATTCAATTAGTTGTCTAATTGCTACAGAGATAAATCGGACTTTAATCCAAGATAAATTAGGATTTCTTGAGTCCAATATTTCTACCAAGATTTTAGAAGGTATCGATGTTGGAGATGCTAAAAAGTTTGTTAAAACTGGAGTTGATAATACTTTTGCAATATTAAATGAAATATTACTAACAAATAAATCAATAGAAAAAGTAATAATCAATATAACTTGTGGTTTTA
The Candidatus Stygibacter australis genome window above contains:
- the csx20 gene encoding CRISPR-associated protein Csx20, producing MSERKLHLFFSHKLTTNQEEEIFGKLGCEKVVKLPEELLSQWSQIKPEGEITILLKPFLEYLKEETSEKDYVLVQGEFGVSFAVVSWCLKNERIPVYATTRRVVEETKQVDGSIKKINIFKHIQFRRYVL